One Helianthus annuus cultivar XRQ/B chromosome 7, HanXRQr2.0-SUNRISE, whole genome shotgun sequence genomic region harbors:
- the LOC110868560 gene encoding fatty acyl-CoA reductase 3, whose amino-acid sequence MELDSVLDFLHDKTILVTGATGFLAKIFVEKILRVQPNVNKLYLLVRATDAKSALQRFNTEAVAKDLFKVLKEKYGTNLQSFLSKKVIPIAGDITCENLGVKDYNLVEEMLGDIDVVVNVAATTNFDERYDVAFALNTLGAKNVLNFAAKCINIKLLLHVSTAYVAGETPGLILETPHQMGEALNSAPGLNINTEKKIIEEKLKELSSDETATDKSITLAMKDLGIQRANKFGWPNTYVFTKALGEMILGQLKGNMPLVILRPTIITSTYKEPFPGWIEGIRTIDSLAIGYGKGRLACFLGDPESIIDAIPADMVVNAMIVAMAAHANQPCETIYHVGSSVSNPLKYKSIQESGYNYFSRHPWINKDGKPVIVGKIKVLNSMDSFQRYFSLRYMLPLQGLQVVNSALCHAFNGTYTDLKRKTSFVLRVVELYKPYLFSKSFYDDMNTEKLRQLVRSNDVEANMFYFDPKTIKWDVYFEHIHIPGAVKHVFK is encoded by the exons ATGGAGTTGGATAGCGTTCTCGATTTTCTTCATGATAAGACCATTTTGGTTACAGGCGCTACTGGTTTTCTTGCTAAAA TATTTGTGGAGAAGATACTTAGAGTTCAACCAAACGTGAACAAGTTATATCTTCTTGTGAGGGCTACTGACGCTAAATCCGCTTTGCAACGCTTCAATACAGAG GCAGTGGCAAAGGACTTGTTTAAGGTACTGAAAGAAAAGTATGGTACAAATCTTCAGTCTTTCTTGTCGAAAAAAGTTATTCCGATCGCCGGAGATATCACCTGTGAAAATCTGGGAGTAAAAGATTATAATTTGGTTGAAGAGATGTTGGGAGATATTGATGTTGTTGTCAATGTAGCTGCCACCACCAACTTTGATGAAAG ATATGATGTTGCTTTTGCTCTGAATACCCTTGGAgctaaaaatgttttaaactttgCTGCCAAATGTATTAACATAAAGTTGCTTCTCCATGTATCCACTG CTTATGTCGCCGGTGAGACACCCGGGCTCATACTAGAAACTCCACATCAAATGGGAGAGGCACTTAACTCCGCACCCGGGCTAAACATCAACACAGAGAAGAAGATCATCGAAGAGAAACTAAAAGAACTTAGCTCTGATGAAACAGCTACTGATAAATCTATTACATTGGCCATGAAAGATTTAGGCATTCAAAG GGCAAATAAATTTGGATGGCCGAATACATATGTTTTTACAAAGGCATTAGGAGAAATGATTCTTGGGCAGTTGAAAGGAAATATGCCGTTAGTCATTCTTCGACCAACGATCATCACTAGCACGTATAAAGAACCCTTCCCAGGTTGGATCGAAGGCATAAG GACTATCGATAGCTTGGCTATTGGTTATGGCAAGGGCCGGTTAGCATGCTTCCTTGGTGATCCCGAATCAATAATTGATGCG ATACCTGCAGACATGGTGGTGAATGCTATGATTGTAGCAATGGCAGCTCATGCAAATCAACCATGTGAAACAATCTATCATGTTGGATCTTCAGTATCAAACCCATTGAAGTACAAATCAATTCAAGAAAGTGGCTATAATTACTTTTCAAGGCACCCATGGATTAACAAAGATGGCAAGCCAGTTATAGTTGGCAAGATTAAGGTGTTAAACTCTATGGATAGCTTTCAAAGATACTTTTCTCTTCGTTACATGCTTCCATTACAG GGTTTGCAAGTTGTGAATTCGGCGCTATGTCATGCTTTCAATGGAACTTATACAGATCTTAAAAGAAAGACCAGTTTCGTGCTAAGGGTCGTGGAGTTATACAAACCCTATTTGTTCTCCAAAAGCTT CTATGATGATATGAATACTGAAAAACTGCGTCAACTAGTTAGAAGTAATGATGtcgaagccaacatgttttatttcGATCCGAAGACAATCAAATGGGACGTTTATTTCGAGCATATACACATTCCGGGTGCTGTCAAACATGTATTTAAATGA
- the LOC110866920 gene encoding glutathione S-transferase T3-like — protein sequence MDQITSKWTDLNGKISKFNGCFIQKNRNPQSGASEATIMQTATEEYCRLYKKKSFPHVAAWEVARRHPKWVPVDLVDMGGPMAPKKRGGPKRSKTSDSGNYTTSASDNLPQMNLNDDPVDEPDQPVDEPDQPIDDPVEEDTPTRPRRKKSGESSSKGKEAVAESIFRIEEAKLAEISDSKQRREKLVSAKLEREHAYMGHLKTVERQNDLKILCEPHAHLDEPFKSVVIQQKCEICERLGWEMPPV from the exons ATGGACCAAATCACGTCGAAATGGACGGATTTGAACGGGAAAATTAGTAAATTCAACGGttgtttcattcaaaag AACCGAAATCCACAAAGTGGAGCGAGCGAGGCGACTATCATGCAAACCGCCACAGAAGAGTATTGCCGACTCTACAAAAAGAAAAGTTTTCCACACGTGGCGGCATGGGAGGTTGCGAGACGTCACCCGAAGTGGGTGCCGGTTGATTTGGTCGATATGGGTGGGCCTATGGCTCCTAAAAAAAGAGGAGGTCCAAAAAGATCAAAGACGTCCGATTCGGGGAACTACACGACTTCCGCGTCTGATAACTtgccccaaatgaatttaaaTGACGACCCCGTTGACGAACCCGATCAACCCGTTGACGAACCCGATCAACCCATTGACGACCCCGTTGAAGAAGATACACCTACAAGGCCGCGCCGCAAGAAAAGTGGTGAATCGTCAAGCAAAGGAAAGGAAGCGGTGGCGGAGTCGATCTTCAGAATCGAAGAGGCGAAATTGGCGGAAATAAGCGACTCCAAACAAAGAAGAGAAAAACTTGTATCCGCAAAACTTGAACGCGAGCACGCGTACATGGGACACTTGAAAACGGTagaaagacaaaatgatttaaaaatcttgtgtgaGCCGCACGCCCATCTCGACGAACCGTTTAAGTCGGTCGTAATTCAACAAAAGTGCGAGATTTGTGAAAGGTTGGGTTGGGAGATGCCACCCgtttaa